From a region of the Gossypium raimondii isolate GPD5lz chromosome 10, ASM2569854v1, whole genome shotgun sequence genome:
- the LOC105777112 gene encoding uncharacterized protein LOC105777112 yields the protein MELHHHFSHQHPLEFMEEHNIKSEKANCSGCGEQVSGPSYSCTECEFYLDKKCFEASPEVNHPFHPKHSLKLLASPPYIGSWAICAFCDRRCENFVYHCSCKLDLHVKCALFSKTIAENKIGELEGVSQNDLLVSSENGSEELEETECFACRKPLLDSPFISFDSRFYLHKKCLDLPIEVNHIFHSQHPLVLQFNSQRLPCQICQTTQPRGLVYCCSPCEFTLHIACVERPTRINHPCHRDHPLILQLNLKSLLCQICRETQALSPAYYCSACKFGLHVKCVSPKPSIKGEIHEHPFTLFWRQVPFICDACGTRGECTSYICSPCGLIVHESCISLQPIIKRFPRHGHSISHTFILGKYEIKSGKCKICHEEVNSKHGCYCCSDCNYIVHTNCGIEDYRWYKIFDDGSEEKGELLNNSAFDVIKEAKLGENDVIPTEIKHLSHPHNLIFSNDVKDDKYCDGCVLFISTSFYHCAQCDFFLHKSCAKLPKKMYDWDHIHQRPLTLDLQAVLLCRLCGFEFNNCFSYSCNVCKDHHTCVPCIKTSDTFTCQGHEHRLFFYEKYEGQCNGCGENLENAYACKECKFALEYNCLTLPDKIQHKCDEHPLMLTYVEDNIYSKYHYCDICERRRNASRWFYRCAICDNSAHTDCVIDAYSYMKLGKTYTAKDHPHPLTFTRKIYDYPPECHICEEHCEDLSAECLENGCNYIVHWKCIDPYRKDILQWLRWRHMGEDKEVHD from the coding sequence atgGAGCTTCACCACCATTTTAGCCATCAACATCCTTTGGAGTTCATGGAAGAGCACAACATTAAAAGTGAGAAGGCTAATTGCTCAGGATGTGGGGAGCAGGTATCAGGTCCAAGCTATAGTTGTACGGAGTGTGAGTTTTACCTTGACAAGAAATGCTTCGAGGCCTCCCCAGAGGTAAATCATCCCTTTCATCCCAAACATAGCCTTAAACTTTTAGCAAGTCCACCATACATAGGTTCATGGGCTATTTGTGCATTCTGTGACAGAAGATGTGAGAATTTTGTTTATCATTGTTCTTGTAAGTTAGACCTTCATGTAAAATGTGCTTTGTTTTCAAAAACCATTGCTGAAAATAAGATCGGGGAGCTTGAAGGTGTTTCCCAAAATGATCTATTGGTCTCTTCTGAAAATGGTTCTGAAGAACTTGAAGAAACCGAGTGCTTTGCATGTAGGAAGCCATTACTAGATTCTCCATTCATTTCTTTTGATTCTAGATTTTACTTGCATAAAAAATGTCTTGACCTACCTATTGAAGtcaatcatatttttcatagtCAACACCCTCTAGTTTTACAATTCAATAGTCAGCGTCTCCCTTGTCAAATTTGCCAAACAACCCAACCGAGGGGACTTGTCTATTGTTGTTCACCTTGTGAGTTTACCCTTCATATTGCATGTGTTGAGCGACCAACTAGAATTAACCACCCTTGTCACCGTGACCATCCTCTTATTCTACAGCTTAATTTGAAATCTCTTCTCTGTCAAATCTGTCGGGAAACACAAGCTTTGTCACCTGCTTATTATTGTTCCGCATGCAAGTTTGGCCTTCATGTTAAATGTGTCTCTCCAAAACCTAGTATCAAAGGTGAAATTCATGAACACCCATTCACCTTGTTTTGGAGACAAGTCCCATTCATTTGTGATGCTTGTGGAACAAGGGGAGAGTGTACCTCTTATATTTGTTCTCCATGTGGCCTTATAGTTCATGAAAGTTGCATTTCATTGCAACCCATCATCAAAAGGTTTCCACGACATGGTCACTCAATTTCCCACACATTCATCCTTGGGAAATATGAGATCAAATCAGGGAAATGCAAGATTTGCCATGAGGAGGTGAATTCGAAGCATGGATGTTATTGTTGTTCTGATTGTAATTATATTGTCCATACAAATTGTGGAATAGAAGATTATAGATGGTACAAGATATTCGACGATGGGAGTGAAGAAAAGGGTGAGTTGCTTAACAATTCAGCCTTTGATGTTATTAAAGAGGCCAAGCTTGGAGAAAATGATGTAATACCCACAGAGATAAAACATTTAAGCCATCCTCACAACTTAATTTTTAGCAATGATGTTAAGGATGATAAATATTGTGATGGCTGCGTGTTGTTCATCTCGACTTCATTTTACCATTGCGCACAATGTGATTTCTTTCTCCATAAATCATGTGCTAAATTGCCTAAGAAGATGTACGATTGGGATCATATTCATCAACGTCCCCTCACCCTTGATTTACAAGCTGTTCTTTTGTGTCGACTTTGTGGGTTTGAGTTCAATAATTGTTTCTCCTATTCTTGTAATGTATGTAAGGATCATCATACATGCGTTCCTTGTATTAAAACTTCGGATACTTTCACGTGTCAAGGGCATGAACACCGCCTTTTCTTTTACGAAAAGTATGAAGGGCAATGCAATGGCTGTGGAGAAAATCTAGAGAATGCGTATGCTTGCAAAGAGTGCAAGTTTGCTTTGGAATACAACTGTCTTACGCTTCCCGACAAGATTCAGCACAAGTGTGATGAACATCCCCTCATGCTCACATACGTTGAAGACAACATTTATTCAAAGTACCATTACTGTGATATTtgtgaaagaagaagaaatgcaAGCCGTTGGTTTTACCGTTGTGCAATTTGTGACAATTCAGCCCATACAGATTGTGTTATTGATGCATACTCATATATGAAGCTCGGAAAGACCTACACAGCAAAGGATCACCCACACCCACTCACTTTCACCCGGAAGATCTATGACTACCCTCCTGAATGCCATATATGTGAGGAGCATTGTGAAGATCTATCTGCTGAGTGTCTAGAGAATGGGTGTAACTACATTGTTCATTGGAAATGTATAGACCCTTATAGAAAGGATATCTTACAGTGGTTGAGGTGGCGGCACATGGGAGAAGACAAAGAGGTTCATGATTGA
- the LOC105775659 gene encoding uncharacterized protein LOC105775659, producing the protein MERHYHFSHQHPLEFIEQHTLKSEKANCSGCGELVSGPSFSCTECGFYLDKKCFEASSEFVYHCSCNLDFHIKCALFSKTIAENKVGELEGVSQKDLLVSSENGSEELEETDCSPCEFTLHIACVERPTTLDLPCHREHSLVLQLNLKSLLCQICHETHDLSPAYYCSACKFGLHVQCVPPVPTIKGEIHEHPFTLFWRQVPFICDACGTSGDCISYICSPCGLIVHEKCISWQSIIKRFPRHGHQISHTFIHRKHEIKSWKCQICYEEVNSKHGCYCCSDCNYIVHRNCGIKDYSWYNIVDDELEETGELLNSSALVVIRETKLGDNIVIPTEIKHLSHPHNLIFSNDIKDDKYCDGCVLFISTSFYHCAQCDFFLHKSCAELPKKMYDWHDIHQRPLTLDLHADPDTCVPCVKNSDTFTCQGHEHRLFFYEKYEGQCNGCGENLQYAYACKECKFALDYTCLTLPEKIQHKCDEHPLMLTYVEDNIYSQYHYCDICERRRNASRWFYRCAICDNSAHKDCVIDAYSYMKLGKTYTAKDHPHPLTFTRKIYDYPPECHICEEHCEDLSAECLESGCNYIVHWKCIDPYRKDILRKLRWRPKGEDEEVHD; encoded by the exons ATGGAGCGTCACTACCATTTTAGCCATCAACATCCATTGGAGTTCATCGAACAGCACACCCTTAAAAGTGAGAAGGCCAATTGCTCAGGATGTGGGGAGTTGGTCTCAGGTCCAAGCTTTAGTTGTACAGAGTGTGGGTTTTACCTTGACAAGAAATGCTTCGAGGCCTCCTCAGAG TTTGTTTATCATTGTTCATGTAACTTAGACTTTCATATAAAATGTGCTTTGTTTTCAAAAACCATTGCTGAAAATAAGGTTGGGGAGCTTGAAGGTGTTTCCCAAAAGGATCTATTGGTCTCTTCAGAAAATGGTTCTGAAGAACTTGAAGAAACCGA TTGTTCACCTTGTGAGTTTACCCTTCATATTGCATGTGTTGAGCGACCAACTACACTTGACCTCCCATGTCACCGTGAGCATTCTCTTGTTTTACAGCTCAATTTGAAATCTCTCCTTTGTCAAATCTGTCATGAAACACATGATTTGTCGCCTGCTTATTATTGTTCCGCATGTAAGTTTGGCCTTCACGTTCAATGTGTCCCTCCGGTACCTACTATCAAAGGTGAAATTCATGAACATCCATTCACCTTGTTTTGGAGACAAGTCCCTTTCATTTGTGACGCATGTGGAACGAGTGGAGATTGTATCTCTTATATTTGTTCTCCATGTGGCCTTATAGTTCATGAAAAGTGCATTTCATGGCAATCCATCATCAAAAGGTTTCCACGACACGGTCACCAAATTTCCCACACATTCATCCATAGGAAACATGAGATCAAATCTTGGAAATGCCAAATTTGCTATGAGGAGGTGAATTCGAAGCATGGATGTTATTGTTGTTCTGATTGTAATTATATTGTCCATAGAAATTGTGGAATAAAAGATTACAGCTGGTACAACATAGTCGATGATGAGTTGGAAGAAACAGGTGAGTTGCTTAACAGTTCAGCCTTGGTTGTTATTAGAGAGACCAAGCTTGGAGATAATATTGTCATACCCACAGAGATAAAACATTTAAGCCATCCTCACAACTTAATTTTCAGCAATGATATTAAGGATGATAAATATTGTGATGGCTGCGTGTTGTTCATCTCGACTTCATTTTACCATTGTGCACAATGTGATTTCTTTCTCCACAAATCATGTGCCGAATTGCCTAAGAAGATGTACGATTGGCATGATATTCACCAACGTCCCCTCACCCTTGATTTAcatgct GATCCTGATACATGCGTTCCTTGTGTTAAAAATTCGGATACTTTCACGTGTCAAGGGCATGAACACCGCCTTTTCTTTTACGAAAAGTATGAAGGGCAATGCAATGGCTGTGGAGAAAATCTACAGTATGCGTATGCTTGCAAAGAGTGCAAGTTTGCTTTGGATTACACTTGTCTTACGCTTCCCGAAAAGATTCAGCACAAGTGTGATGAACATCCCCTCATGCTCACATACGTTGAAGACAACATTTATTCACAGTACCATTACTGTGATATTtgtgaaagaagaagaaatgcaAGCCGTTGGTTTTACCGCTGTGCAATTTGTGACAATTCAGCCCATAAAGATTGTGTTATTGATGCATACTCATATATGAAGCTCGGAAAGACCTACACAGCAAAGGATCACCCACACCCACTCACTTTCACCCGAAAGATCTATGACTACCCTCCTGAATGCCATATATGTGAGGAGCATTGCGAAGATCTATCTGCTGAGTGTCTAGAGAGTGGGTGTAACTACATTGTTCATTGGAAATGTATAGACCCTTATAGAAAGGATATCTTACGGAAGTTGAGGTGGCGGCCCAAGGGAGAAGACGAAGAGGTTCATGATTGA
- the LOC105777999 gene encoding probable aquaporin PIP2-5, producing the protein MAKEGENSTSHAGDYVVPPPVPYVDPPPVPLIDASELKKWSFYRAMIAEFTATMLFLYITVLTVIGHKSQVATSPDACPGVGLLGIAWAFGGMIFILVYCTAGISGGHINPAVTFGLFLARKVSLIRAIAYMAAQSLGAICGVGLVKAFQSAYYNRYGGGANTLADGYSTGTGLGAEIIGTFVLVYTVFSATDPKRKARDSHVPVLVPLPIGFAVFMVHLATIPITGTGINPARSIGAAVIFNSKKAWDDHWIFWVGPMIGAAIAAFYHQFILRAGAVKALGSFRSQTHV; encoded by the exons ATGGCAAAAGAAGGAGAGAACAGCACTTCCCATGCCGGGGATTATGTTGTCCCTCCACCAGTACCATATGTTGACCCTCCACCAGTACCATTGATTGATGCTTCAGAGCTTAAGAAATGGTCATTTTACAGAGCAATGATAGCTGAGTTCACTGCAACTATGCTCTTCCTTTACATCACAGTCTTGACTGTGATTGGTCACAAGAGCCAAGTTGCTACCTCCCCTGACGCATGTCCTGGTGTTGGCCTTCTTGGTATTGCTTGGGCCTTTGGTGGCATGATCTTCATCCTTGTTTACTGCACTGCTGGTATTTCTG GGGGTCATATTAACCCAGCAGTGACATTCGGGCTGTTTTTGGCTCGTAAGGTCTCATTGATCCGAGCCATTGCATACATGGCGGCTCAGTCATTGGGAGCCATATGTGGGGTTGGGCTGGTTAAGGCATTCCAATCGGCATACTACAACAGGTATGGAGGTGGAGCCAACACTCTAGCAGATGGTTACAGCACAGGAACTGGTTTAGGTGCAGAAATTATTGGAACCTTTGTGTTGGTTTACACTGTTTTCTCTGCTACTGATCCTAAGAGGAAGGCTAGGGACTCCCATGTCCCT gTATTGGTTCCCCTCCCAATTGGATTTGCTGTATTCATGGTTCACTTGGCTACCATCCCAATCACCGGCACTGGCATCAACCCTGCTAGAAGTATTGGAGCTGCTGTTATCTTCAACAGCAAGAAAGCTTGGGATGATCAT tGGATTTTCTGGGTTGGTCCCATGATTGGAGCAGCCATAGCAGCATTCTACCACCAATTCATCTTGAGGGCAGGAGCTGTTAAGGCTCTTGGTTCATTCAGAAGCCAAACCCATGTTTGA